One part of the Nocardioides zeae genome encodes these proteins:
- the nusA gene encoding transcription termination factor NusA, with protein sequence MDIDMSLLRVLEREKEIPFDVLVEAIEQALLTAYQKSPGASSRARVDLDRKSGRARVLATELDDEGNPVGEFDDTPAGFGRIAATTAKQIMLQRLRDAEDEIKFGEFSGREGDIVSGVIQQGRNPDDVMVDLGRLEALLPSGERVPGERYVHGERIKCFVVSVRKGMRGPQVTLSRTHPHLVTKLFALEVPEIADGTVEIAAIAREAGHRSKIAVRTTVPGVNAKGACIGPVGQRVRNVMSELNGEKIDIVDWADDPARLVANALSPAQVTSVTVVDAAARSARVVVPDFQLSLAIGKEGQNARLAARLTGWRIDIRSDEETPEDAPEGTPDGVPGSEG encoded by the coding sequence TGCGCGTCCTCGAGCGCGAGAAGGAGATCCCCTTCGACGTGCTCGTCGAGGCGATCGAGCAGGCCCTGCTGACGGCCTACCAGAAGTCCCCGGGCGCGAGCTCGCGGGCGCGGGTCGACCTCGACCGCAAGTCGGGCCGGGCCCGGGTGCTCGCGACGGAGCTCGACGACGAGGGCAACCCGGTGGGCGAGTTCGACGACACCCCCGCCGGCTTCGGCCGCATCGCGGCCACCACGGCGAAGCAGATCATGCTGCAGCGCCTGCGCGACGCCGAGGACGAGATCAAGTTCGGCGAGTTCTCCGGCCGCGAGGGCGACATCGTCTCCGGTGTCATCCAGCAGGGTCGCAACCCCGACGACGTGATGGTCGACCTCGGTCGGCTCGAGGCGCTGCTGCCGTCGGGCGAGCGGGTGCCGGGGGAGCGGTACGTGCACGGCGAGCGCATCAAGTGCTTCGTCGTCTCGGTCCGCAAGGGCATGCGCGGACCGCAGGTCACGCTCTCGCGGACGCACCCGCACCTCGTGACGAAGCTGTTCGCCCTCGAGGTGCCGGAGATCGCCGACGGCACCGTCGAGATCGCCGCCATCGCCCGCGAGGCCGGCCACCGGTCGAAGATCGCCGTGCGCACCACGGTGCCCGGCGTCAACGCCAAGGGTGCGTGCATCGGCCCCGTCGGGCAGCGCGTCCGCAACGTGATGTCCGAGCTCAACGGCGAGAAGATCGACATCGTCGACTGGGCCGACGACCCCGCCCGCCTCGTGGCGAACGCCCTGTCGCCCGCCCAGGTGACGAGCGTGACGGTCGTCGACGCGGCGGCACGCTCCGCCCGGGTGGTCGTGCCGGACTTCCAGCTGTCCCTCGCCATCGGCAAGGAGGGCCAGAACGCCCGTCTCGCCGCTCGGCTGACCGGCTGGCGCATCGACATCCGCTCCGACGAGGAGACGCCGGAGGATGCTCCGGAGGGGACGCCCGACGGCGTCCCCGGCTCCGAGGGCTGA
- a CDS encoding YlxR family protein encodes MDGAPDPLEGSGPVRTCIGCRRRAAKSELLRVTVRLGVDGREVVAPDPSATAPGRGAHLHPVRECYDLAVRRKAFSRALRRGGLPVDAVAEHLDTLTTTPSRSGGSTT; translated from the coding sequence ATGGACGGTGCGCCCGACCCCCTCGAGGGATCGGGCCCGGTCCGGACCTGCATCGGGTGCCGACGACGGGCCGCGAAGAGCGAGTTGTTGCGGGTGACCGTGCGGCTCGGCGTCGACGGCCGTGAGGTCGTGGCGCCGGACCCGTCGGCGACCGCACCCGGGCGGGGCGCCCACCTGCACCCCGTGCGCGAGTGCTACGACCTCGCGGTCCGGCGAAAGGCCTTCTCCCGTGCCCTGCGGCGCGGAGGGCTGCCCGTCGACGCCGTGGCGGAGCACCTCGACACGCTCACCACCACCCCCTCGAGGAGTGGTGGCAGCACGACCTGA